The following proteins are encoded in a genomic region of Amphiura filiformis chromosome 18, Afil_fr2py, whole genome shotgun sequence:
- the LOC140139707 gene encoding uncharacterized protein, with translation MGSSCSPLSADAYMEYFESQALTSAPHTPRVWKRYVDDTFVVIKTVHIEEFTDHINNIDPNIKFTREEEEDGKLPFLDTLVCRQPDGTLKVKVYRKPTHTEQYLNFSSHHPLEHKLSVVRTLLHRAETVVTDPADKAEEIAHVKNALKNCGYQDWTFFRGQPKEKDSSSQNRDTETANKGFVTLPYIEGLSEKLRRAFRTAGVSTTFKPQNTLRTEQEHSRQDRTR, from the coding sequence ATGGGAAGTTCTTGCAGTCCGCTTTCCGCTGATGCGTATATGGAATATTTTGAAAGCCAGGCACTAACATCTGCCCCCCACACGCCGCGTGTTTGGAAGAGATATGTGGATGATACTTTCGTGGTCATAAAAACTGTGCATATCGAGGAATTTACCGATCATATCAATAACATTGATCCCAACATCAAATTTACGCGGGAGGAAGAGGAAGACGGTAAACTTCCTTTCCTTGACACTTTGGTTTGTCGCCAGCCGGACGGAACTCTTAAAGTCAAGGTTTATAGAAAACCTACCCACACAGAGCAATATCTGAACTTTTCCTCTCATCATCCACTGGAGCATAAGCTCAGTGTTGTTAGAACGCTACTCCACCGTGCGGAAACCGTCGTCACCGACCCGGCAGATAAAGCAGAGGAAATAGCTCATGTGAAGAACGCGCTAAAGAACTGCGGTTACCAAGACTGGACTTTCTTTCGTGGTCAGCCCAAAGAAAAAGACAGTTCTTCTCAGAACCGAGACACAGAAACAGCTAACAAAGGATTTGTCACCCTACCTTACATAGAAGGTCTTTCTGAGAAGCTACGCAGAGCGTTCAGGACTGCGGGAGTTTCAACCACCTTCAAACCTCAAAATACACTGAGGACAGAACAAGAACACTCAAGACAAGACAGAACCCGTTAA